Proteins encoded within one genomic window of Felis catus isolate Fca126 chromosome C1, F.catus_Fca126_mat1.0, whole genome shotgun sequence:
- the EBNA1BP2 gene encoding probable rRNA-processing protein EBP2 codes for MDTPPLSGSDSDSDDSLVTDRELQDAFSRGLLKPGLNVVLEGPKKAVNDVSGLKQCLAEFKRDLEWVERLDVTLGPVPEISGPQSTPQNKDQKAFDPEDDFQREMSFYRQAQAAVLSILPRLHQLKVPTKRPTDYFAEMAKSDQQMQKIRQKLQAKQAAMEKSEKAKQLRALRKYGKKVQTEVLQKRQREKTHMMNAIKKYQKGFSDKLDFLEGDQKAAARKTKEGAKGQQMKKGPNAKRRYKNQKFGFGGKKKGSKWNTRESYDDVSSFRAKTAHGKGLKRPGKKGSNKRPGKRTREKMKSRTR; via the exons ATGGACACCCCCCCGCTGTCAGGTTCGGACTCGGATTCTGATGATTCTCTGGTCACCGACAGGGAG TTGCAGGATGCGTTTTCCAGAGGGCTCCTGAAGCCAGGCCTCAATGTGGTGCTAGAGGGGCCGAAGAAAGCTGTGAACGACGTG AGTGGCCTGAAGCAGTGTTTGGCTGAATTCAAGCGGGATCTGGAATGGGTTGAAAGGCTTGATGTGACCCTGGGTCCCGTGCCGGAAATCAGTGGACCTCAGTCAACCCCTCAGAACAAGGATCAGAAAGCCTTTGATCCGGAAGATGACTTCCAGCGGGAGATgagttt CTACCGGCAAGCCCAGGCCGCTGTGCTTTCCATATTACCCCGGCTCCATCAGCTCAAAGTCCCTACCAAGAGGCCCACTGACTATTTTGCAGAGATGGCCAAGTCTGATCAGCAGATGCAGAAG ATTCGGCAGAAGCTGCAGGCTAAACAGGCCGCCATGGAAAAGTCTGAAAAGGCTAAGCAACTGCGAGCGCTTAGGAAATACGGGAAGAAG GTGCAAACAGAGGTTCTTCAGAAGAGGCAGCGAGAGAAAACACATATGATGAACGCCATTAAGAAATATCAGAAAG GCTTTTCTGATAAACTGGATTTCCTTGAGGGGGATCAGAAAGCTGCTGCACGGAAAACAAAGGAAGGAGCCAAAGGCCAACAGATGAAGAAGGG GCCCAATGCTAAGCGACGCTATAAAAACCAGAAGTTTGGTTTTGGTGGAAAGAAGAAAGGCTCCAAGTGGAACACTCGTGAGAGCTACGATGATGTATCCAGCTTCCGGGCCAAGACAGCTCATGGCAAGGGCCTGAAGAGGCCTGGAAAGAAAGGATCAAAT AAGAGACCTGGAAAAcgaacaagagagaaaatgaagagcagAACACGCTAA